One window of the Oceanicaulis sp. genome contains the following:
- a CDS encoding hydrogen peroxide-inducible genes activator has translation MRPTLRQMEYMLAVADLGRFGEASKALNVSQPSLSAQVQEAEAALGVAVFERSRSGAILTPVGVEIVRRVRLILRQVEDLHAVAAHGGSGLYGRLRMGVLPTIGPYLLPLATAAMHAAYPELRLNIRDDRPDMLQDRLMDGRLDALISTPEEHPGAESLMLFKERLFACCADDDALGASTRPLGLADLRGRTLLTLGHGHRLTTLVHEIASRSVAYVSHEYEGTSLDAIRHMAGLGAGVAVMPELYVRCVGHRDDNVVFRAIDDPLAVRQIAMCWRQGSPLADGLGELGALLADAGRKAFSAA, from the coding sequence ATGCGTCCGACGCTGCGTCAGATGGAGTACATGCTTGCGGTCGCCGATCTCGGCCGGTTCGGCGAGGCGTCCAAAGCGCTCAATGTGAGCCAGCCCAGCCTGTCCGCCCAGGTGCAGGAGGCTGAAGCGGCGCTGGGTGTCGCGGTCTTCGAACGCAGCCGGAGCGGAGCGATCCTGACCCCGGTGGGTGTCGAGATCGTCCGCCGGGTGCGGCTGATCCTGCGCCAGGTCGAGGATCTCCACGCCGTCGCCGCCCATGGCGGATCGGGCCTTTACGGGCGGCTGCGGATGGGCGTTCTGCCCACGATAGGCCCGTATTTGCTGCCGCTGGCGACCGCGGCCATGCACGCGGCCTATCCGGAGCTGCGTCTGAACATCCGCGACGACCGGCCCGACATGCTGCAGGATAGGCTGATGGACGGCCGGCTGGACGCGCTGATCTCGACGCCGGAGGAGCATCCGGGCGCTGAGAGTCTCATGCTTTTCAAGGAGCGTCTGTTCGCGTGCTGCGCCGACGACGACGCGCTCGGCGCGAGCACGCGACCGCTCGGTCTCGCCGACCTCCGCGGCCGCACCTTGCTCACGCTCGGTCACGGCCACCGGCTGACCACGCTGGTCCATGAGATCGCCAGCCGTTCAGTCGCCTATGTCAGCCATGAATACGAGGGCACCAGCCTTGACGCGATCCGGCACATGGCCGGGCTCGGCGCGGGCGTGGCGGTCATGCCGGAGCTTTATGTCCGGTGCGTGGGTCATCGCGACGACAACGTCGTCTTCCGTGCGATCGACGATCCGCTGGCCGTCCGGCAGATCGCCATGTGCTGGCGGCAGGGCAGTCCGCTGGCGGACGGGCTGGGCGAGCTCGGCGCCTTGCTGGCGGACGCCGGACGAAAAGCGTTCAGCGCGGCGTGA
- a CDS encoding pyrroloquinoline quinone-dependent dehydrogenase — translation MIRILTLLAFGLVPFSAAAQQPSWTHFHGDAASTKFSAADSFTPETVGDLERAWEYHTGDVSDGSGELPATVWSATPVYANETLYLGTPFYRIIALDPATGQERWSYDSQSELAALTQPALKNRGVAYWDGGGTGACARRVYIGTMDAELHAVDADTGELCEDFGDGGVLNVNQWNTVNDKFPFSLLQPPTVAGDTLLMGWAGKDWAYSVAPPGNLLAVDARTGELEWEASFIPENMIDEAGTANIWTAMTVDTELGMVYAPISSPSPNYWGGNRLEPMEHATSVTALDLETGEIVWSFQHVHHDIWDYDTPSAPTLVDINAAGGTVPAVIQATKQGFLFVLDRRTGEPLFPVEERPTPRSSAQGEEAAPTQPYVPNPPPMAPLEMPDVWWLADIASFGQCSRDRENFVYEGLYTPPSETMTLFYPGTAGVTNWGGVAVDPRTDTLYVNASRVVQLIRLVPREEYEEIQGGSGNEQGYYPQEDAPYGIYLSGWRNWLGMPCWEPPFGTISAYDLRTGERLYEEPFGRAQFNGFYGLESWGTPTLGGPVATAGGVIFIGASVDSRIRAIDAATGEELWADLVEAPAVSNPAVFTHEGVDYVVFAVGGNSILKPEVSDQVVAYRLPE, via the coding sequence ATGATCCGCATCCTCACGCTTCTCGCGTTCGGCCTCGTCCCGTTCTCCGCGGCGGCTCAACAGCCGAGCTGGACGCATTTTCACGGCGACGCCGCATCCACGAAATTCTCGGCCGCCGACAGCTTCACGCCCGAAACGGTCGGCGATCTCGAACGCGCCTGGGAGTATCACACCGGCGACGTCTCGGACGGGTCGGGCGAGTTGCCCGCCACCGTCTGGTCGGCCACGCCCGTCTACGCCAACGAGACGCTTTATCTGGGCACGCCCTTCTACCGCATCATCGCGCTCGACCCGGCAACCGGGCAGGAGCGCTGGAGCTATGACAGCCAGTCCGAGCTCGCCGCCCTCACCCAGCCCGCGCTGAAGAACCGCGGCGTCGCCTACTGGGACGGCGGCGGGACCGGCGCGTGCGCCAGGCGGGTCTATATCGGCACCATGGACGCGGAACTCCACGCGGTGGACGCCGACACCGGCGAGCTTTGCGAAGACTTCGGCGACGGCGGGGTGCTGAACGTCAATCAGTGGAACACCGTCAACGACAAATTCCCCTTCTCGCTGCTGCAGCCGCCTACGGTCGCCGGCGACACGCTGCTGATGGGCTGGGCGGGCAAGGACTGGGCCTATTCGGTCGCCCCTCCCGGCAATCTTCTGGCGGTCGATGCGCGCACCGGCGAGCTCGAATGGGAGGCGAGCTTCATCCCCGAAAACATGATCGACGAGGCGGGCACGGCGAACATCTGGACCGCGATGACGGTGGATACCGAGCTGGGGATGGTCTACGCGCCGATCTCCTCGCCGAGCCCGAACTATTGGGGCGGAAACCGGCTCGAGCCGATGGAGCACGCCACATCCGTCACCGCGCTCGATCTGGAGACCGGCGAGATCGTCTGGAGCTTCCAGCACGTCCATCACGACATCTGGGACTACGACACGCCGTCCGCGCCGACGTTGGTCGACATCAACGCCGCCGGCGGGACGGTCCCCGCCGTGATCCAGGCCACCAAGCAGGGCTTCCTCTTCGTGCTCGACCGCCGGACCGGCGAGCCGCTCTTCCCCGTGGAGGAGCGCCCGACGCCCCGCAGCTCCGCGCAAGGCGAAGAGGCCGCGCCCACCCAGCCTTACGTCCCGAACCCGCCGCCCATGGCGCCGCTCGAGATGCCCGACGTGTGGTGGCTCGCGGACATCGCAAGCTTCGGTCAGTGCTCGCGCGATCGGGAGAATTTCGTCTATGAGGGCCTTTACACCCCGCCCTCGGAAACCATGACGCTGTTCTATCCGGGCACCGCCGGGGTGACGAATTGGGGCGGCGTCGCGGTCGATCCGCGCACCGACACGCTTTACGTGAACGCCTCGCGCGTGGTGCAGCTCATCCGCCTGGTCCCGCGCGAGGAGTACGAGGAGATTCAGGGCGGCAGCGGCAACGAGCAGGGCTACTACCCCCAGGAAGACGCGCCCTACGGCATCTATCTGTCAGGCTGGCGCAACTGGCTCGGCATGCCCTGCTGGGAGCCGCCCTTCGGCACGATCTCCGCCTATGATCTGCGCACCGGCGAACGGCTCTACGAAGAGCCGTTCGGCCGCGCCCAGTTCAACGGCTTTTACGGGCTTGAAAGCTGGGGCACCCCGACGCTCGGCGGACCGGTGGCGACCGCAGGCGGGGTGATCTTCATCGGCGCCTCGGTGGACTCCCGCATCCGCGCGATCGACGCGGCCACCGGCGAAGAGCTCTGGGCCGACCTCGTCGAGGCGCCCGCGGTGTCCAACCCGGCCGTCTTCACCCATGAAGGCGTGGACTATGTCGTCTTCGCCGTCGGCGGAAACTCGATCCTCAAACCGGAAGTCTCAGACCAGGTCGTCGCGTATCGTTTGCCGGAGTGA